The nucleotide sequence ATAGTGATTAAACATGATCAAATCCCACCGATTCATAGCAAAGCTTTAGCCGATAATCCCCGCCATTCATTCACTGTGCTCTCCTCTGAACCCTTTCACTATTTTATTAATGTCTGAATGAAATTAATTTAACACTAACAGTGGTATTGATTTGCTCTTTATTAGAATCTCATAGGAAATACACACCACatgtagtttttaaaaatgagagGGCGTTACATAGAAAAGgcattgtcatttttcattcacaCATGAAAAATTGGCTGAATATGTATTGCACTGTGTCAAGAGACCCAGATTAAACAAATTTACACCGTGTCGAAGCCGGCCCTCAGGAGCAGCCCGAAGCCCAAGGTAACTTGgttaaaaaattcaaaaaacaaTGTCCATCTCAAATTCTGCACAGACTGTATTTGCATAGCATGCATTCAATTTGAATAAATATCTGGCCAAGTCTGCGGCGGCAGATTGCTCAAAATAACTTGATAAATGTTCCACATTCTCTGACAAATTGCACCGACTCCTCAGGTATTCTCCGGAGAAATTCTccagagaaaaaacaaatactgaCAGAAGGCTAGAAAAGAATAGAATTACTAACAAGAAATCATTCCTCCCATACTGCATTTAACCTGACAACTAGCAATAACTGGCGCTACAAGGAAACATGGAGCTGTACAAAAATTTACGGAAATGAAAATTTGTATTGACATAGAAATGTAGAAAAAGtggaaataatataaatatatttgtatttaCACAACCGGCTCTGTGGAGCATATCTAGTTTTGTTTTAACAGAAGAATAGAGCAGGATAAACtcattcacatttaaaaaaaagaatacattttTAGTTAGTGTCAGCTGTAATGGGCACACTGTATTTACAGGATTGCACTGAGCATTTatcttttaaatataaaatgtccTTTATGTAATCTCAATAAATACATCCTAATAaatctttttattaaaaaatggaAGCGagttccttttgtttttaaacaatCTGCACCTGAAGCCGTTGTGCAGCGTCCTCTCTGGCTTGCTGGGCTCTGCGTGTCCTGACTGACTCACTGGGGCTCTCCGAGAGGTTTGACCACAGGCCACGGCATGTCAGGCAGCGGCGTCTGGGGCTCggaggggagctgctgctgctgctgctgctgcttctgctgactGGCCCAGTTTAAGTCCACGCCGTTCTTCTTGAGCGCCGCCAGGTGCTTGATGTCCAGCGTGGTGAAAGTGGTGAACTGGACCTGGTTCCTCTTGCTGGTGGGAGAGTGGAGGGGCTCGCTGCGGTGCGGCCGGGCCAGCAGCGTGGCCGAGCGGTTCGCCAGAGGGTCGATGGCCTTGGTTTGAAACTGCTGCTGGGAGCTGGTCCTGCTGCGGCCCAGGGTGGCGGTCCTCTCCGGGACGGCGGGGGCGCTGACTGTGGGCAGGGGGGTCTCCAGGCCGCGGTGTCCCATTGAATCTATGGAGTGACGGGGTTCCAGAGGGCGGTGAGGCTCACGTTTTAATGTGGACACTTGAGGCGGGGCGCCTGGCGGCGGGACGCCGTGGTTGCCGCCTCCCAGCCACACCCAGTCATGCTTGTGGTCCTTGGGGTCTGCGGCGGGTGGGGGGCCTGGCTGTATGGGGGTCTTCTGATTCCGGAAACAGAGATTATACGAAACGCAGTTGAGTAGAAAAGCAAAGATAGCGACACAGGAGACCCCGACCAAGGCGTACATGCCAATTTCCAAGTCCGACAAAGCTTTGAATGTCCTGATGAGGTCACTTTCTATGACTTTTGGGGTTTTAGACTTTGGAGGCTCCTTCTTGGGTGTTATCTCTGCTTTAGCAATTTCTTTGTTGGGAGGTGAATTATTGTTGTCAAGCATGTTTCCAAAAGTCCTTTTCTGTCCTTCTCCTTTGCTTTCAATGGCGACTGTGGTTGCTGCAGACATAGCtgtgctctgctgtgtgtttgataTCACAGCTGGAGTGGAGGCCGTTGTCGTGCTGGTACCTTTTGAAGCTTTTCTTGTTGTTCCAATCCACAGAACATGTGGCTGCATGTTAGAAGTGGTAGTTTCCATCTGTGtggactctctctcttttgccGCTTTGCTTCGTGATAACCTTTTGTCCATATTTGTGACAACACTCTGAGACGTCATTGTTGTTTTAAGCTGTCCTACCAGTTCTGATGCCCCGCCATCCAAATCTTTATTACCCGCTGcttgtcctgctgcagccctgctACTGCTGGCTAAGTTGATCTTCAGGAGTCCCGAGCCCACAGCCAACTTGCTCTTCCTCTTTGACTTCTGGCACTCCTCACAGATCCTCAGCTCCACCCTCACCAGCGCCCCCTGGCCGTCGCTTTCACCTTGCGCGACCACGAACGTGGACTGAGGGGTGCGGCGCACTGTGGCCACGCCCTCGTCTGGGGTGGAGACCGTCAGAGAGTAGATGCTGCGGTCGAACAGCTCGAGGGGAACAACTGCCCCGTCGCTGAACTGAACCCAGCAGCTGATTACTGCCTCctgtgaaagaaagaaggaaagaaagacagaaagaaagagttgAATGAAAAAGCAGGTCAGAACAAATACAGAAAATCAATATTCCTCCACTTCATTGCAGGCTTCACTGACTGTTAATAACACTAAATTGTCCATGCTAATCTTTTTACAGTATATAATAATAAATCTATTTCCATCCACTTTGGCTGAATTACAGTTCACACAATAGGAAAGAGATTAAGAGCATAATTGAAGatcttcaaaacaaacataatataCTGCAGTAGGGGTCTCATTTAGAACAGAATTAGCCAATCAAATCGCATTAATACACAATGACCCATTTCCTGTTGCTAATGTGAACCACTGGGTGGCCGCAGCGCTAACCTATATTTTGGATTTGAATACATTATGAATCGCCCTGGGCACAACATTAACAGCTTGCCATCGCAGCCACAATTGGCTGGTCATCTGCACTGGCACGGTTCTAATAGTTTGTTATTGACGGGGACAgactggcggcggcggcggtgcacTGGAGGTGAAGTGAGCCGTTGTTCCAGCAGCTATGGACCACCTAATTGCTGCCCCCATTCCTCCGACGGGGAGCTGCTTTAAAATGGGCACGCTGCCACGGCTAAATGTGTGAGTGAGCTCTTTAAAATGATCATCTGTGCACCCTGTCTGcgtcgctcgctcgctcgctcagcGTGGCGACTGCAGATGATAGTCGGGGCTGTGAGCACAATGAGCTTGCAGACAGAGAggcaaagagaaaacacaaatattatTACACCCCTAGGGTCAGTGTTGCGTGAATCTGCTTTGCTGAGGCAATTCTTATAATTTAAAACCTTTTTCCGTAGAAACAATTATGTCTTCGTTGGAAAATGAGCAACACTATGTTATCATGGTGAGTCCATAGTGTATTGTCAAATTTCCCTCATATAAAGTGGACTGTAAAGTTGTTCTGAATCATTTTGTCCATATACTGCCTCGGGGAAAAACTTGAACGAATATTGAGATGTCGAGATCACACGCCGTCATTTTCACAATAACTTCTCTCTTGGGGCTTCAGACTCTTGAAATCTAGCTAAAAACCTTTTAATATACCAGAGACAATGCAGCACAGGGCCATGCTGATAAATGTCAAagatgagtaaaaaaaaaaaaaaaaaaaaaaccatggtAAAGCAGGTTCTGTTTTAGAAAATGCAGAGGgcccattttatttttttcttaagaaaTTGTGCTGTTCGAGTGAGGACTCGTCACAAGATTGGTCAACAGATATCAAGGCCTATTTCCAGCCCGAACTATTCAatttctttcagaaaacaaaaattgcCTCCTTCCCTTGGCCTCTGTCCAGACAATACTCGCCGTGCTTCGCTATAGTTTCTATGCATGCAATTCTCTCCAGACAGCTCTCGAGGCGACAGGGAAAATGATCTCTTCTCCTTTCTATTCAGAGCCTTGTGAAACCGTGCATGATCACTTGCTTTGCTTATGAATACAGTAATTCTCAGTTGTTCTGGAAAACACTTGATAGCTCGAAAGAAGTCGTCAAGTTGTAACTTTTTTGTTGAAGATATTTAAAACTTTCCAAGGCTACACACATGGAGAATGCATAAACCAGGATCCACTTGAAGTAAATGTGAACTAGTCACACCGAATCCAACCAAACAGAGggtaaaatattacaaaaaaatttATCTTCAAATATGTAGAGGTCTAATTGTTAAATGCCCACGCCTATAATGACTAAATAATGGTTTGCCACTTTGCaaagatgttaaaataaaagGCAGAGGAAAACAGATTGTGCCTCTCCTCCTTGGTATTCAATCAAAGTCATGTGAATTCTGttcctgtgtttattttcttagGTAAGGGCTTTTATAAAAAGCAGTCTGCAGGGACGACAGTGACAGGCGTTCCCTTGACAGCACATCAGAGATGCTGAAGATGTGGGTTACAAAGAGGATTTGTGGAGTTCCGACTAGAAAAACATGGGTGTTATTTAGTGTTCTTCCCTTGAGGAAAAAtctagaaaaaaaatgcattgtaACATGTTTTGCACAATCCTACTTTGCAGTCTCTTAAGAGAGCTGCAAATGTTCAAtgacaacacaaaaacaaaaaaatcaagctttgattttaaaatgtgcagaaagtGAATGGCACCCCTCAGAGGTTGCGTGCTGAGAATGAAAACTAACAGGTGTGAAAAGAAACAAGTACCATTACGAACAGCTCAGCTGTGCCCCTCACTTTTATGCTTTGCGTGCAACAATTTTCCAGTTACTTACCTGTTTGAGCTGTGTGATCGTCTCTCGTGGGGTTCCCGTGGCAACCGTGGCCCTGTTGCTCCCGGGGCTGACTTGCAGGGACagggagagtccagagaccagctgCACCCCCAACTCCGTCACACTCACTTTGTCATCCACCACCCGGACGCTCCGCTCAGCGAGGACGGACGCCGTCAGAGGGGACAGGACCTGCAGCAAAGCGCATCCACGCTCAAACCCTAAATCCATAACCAGGctaaagaaatttaaaaaaatgtacatgcAGCTGATATGTCACCTGTACAGCGGTCGTGCCAACGGCTCGtccctgcagcaccaccccaTCCTGCACTCTGGCTACATCAGGATCCACCGTTTTCAGGGAATACCGCACCAGATTGGTCACATCCACCTGTCAAACAAAAAGATGTAACAAGAATAAAACAATTGCAAGTATTGGCAATTTTAATAAATCATCATTTAAAAggttacaaaacaaaaagactgCATTTTTAATCAAGCCAAAATTGCATctacaaacaaaccaaaaggaACTTGCATGATTGCAGTGTTCTCACCTGCCAATCAGAACCAAGGAAGTACTCAACAGGCTCTTCCCCCGTCAGCGGGTCTGGCAGCACATCGGCACCCGGCTGGGCTACAAAAGGTGTGAGCACCCTCAGTGTTGAGTGCTGGTATTGCAGCATGCATCCTCTGCCtttcctcatctcctcctcttcctcactgtccCACGTGGACCTTCAGAACAAAAGCAATAAATTATGGTGaggcaatttttttctttttttctgagagaTTGATATACCTTTTTAGCCTGCGAGCTTGATAAGAAGCGACAGCAGCAGGCGATTAGCCAAATGCAGCATACTGTTGCTGATTAAGTGAGTGAAACATTATGTATGTGAAAACAAGTAAGTGATCTTCTTAATGGTGCTGCCAACAaaggctgcagcttcactgtggACCCAGATCGGGACGTAGTTACACCTACATGCATCGTCATGGAGGATCTGCAGGAATACACCacatttacttttctttcttgGATTCTCTCCATTCCTATATAGCATAATGCATATAAATACAGTTACATTGATGGTTTTGtgtcattgctttttttttttttttttttttttaaacattacatTCTAAAATTGGGCAAATGATACACACGGTTTTGTTCAATTAGTGAAAGAACCAAAGTGTAGAAAATTACATTTGCTGTTGGGGTTTTGCGGTTTTATTCCTTGTCCAAACAATCACTCCTGGAAACCGTCAAGTCCATAacctgttttttcccccctcttcctcAGTCTTTGGACAGAGGTAGGCTTGCTGCCTATCTCCCCTGCCTCCAGTATTTTGCATACAATGGCACAACAACACCATGCTGTTAATCTGCGGCGCGAGCTGCTGGCCAGCAGGAGAGAAATAATGAAGACCAGCAGTGTGTCTGTCGCTGCTGCAGAGGCGCAGCGCATGCTGGGTGACCTTTTCTCCTAAATGAATTCAAGTTGAATTAACCAGGATCCCACGGCTGAGTGGTTTGTTTGCGGACGATAGAGGTTAAGCTGTGAACTCTCCTCAAACCCCTCAGCAATGATCATATAATTATCATACACACAGCTGGTCTgccacgcgcgcgcgcacacacacacacacacacgcacaccacatCACAGGTGTGCAGGGGAGTCGGTGGATATGCTTTAACACTTGAGGCAGAAAGCTCCTGTCAGGAGCTACAGTCCAAATAAACATCATTATTATGTAGCCTAAAGTCAGAGCTTAACATGTGATGGAAATGCAGCTCGAATTAAATCAGACTGACTCAACCCCAGACGGTAAAGCGAGTCCTCCTTTTGTTGAACCTGTGTGAGCTATTACCATTAAGTCTGCTTTCTATCTGCATTAAATGATAAGTTTGAATTTCAgactgtttgttctttttttcttttctttttttttcttttttttttttgattaacgACTCTTTAAAATGTCAACGTTCATCATCAATTGAtgaagtgttttgttgtgtctCAAAAGCCGACTACCCgatttccacacacacttcaggttTAATGTTCCTCTCTTGATTTCCTTTGTCGTGGTTACTttacttttttgaaaagtttgtcAATAACCCTCGAGGCATCTCGCCCTGCACAGGGTTGCCAGGCTGCTAATTAGCATGAGAAAAGCAGCGTTATTATACAGAGAGTGTTTAGGAAATGCTGTGTTTGCTGAGTGTAAGGTTTTACTTCCCTCTGATTTCACACAGGTGGCTTACATGGACAAAATAAGGTATTTTCCAAATCCACaatttttcaagcaaaaaaaattaaaattgggatcaacacatttttttgacgCCGAGATGAGACTCGCCTGTACAACATCATCTCTGACCTGGTGAGTGCTTGAGGCAGGAGTTGGATATTGAATGTTTCAGGAAGTGACAGTCCATCAGTCAGCCATCATCATTAGTATTGAGCATGAAAATAATGACTTTGCTGTAAGTATTGAGTAAAAACCCACTAACCTTTCTCTCGAGGGCAAATCTATCGCCTCGGCGGTGGAGTACTAACAATGCAGCTCACACAGTGGGGTTACGACTCACTTGACAGTATAGAGGATAATGTTTGAAACACACCATGGGATACAATAATGTTGAAAACAGGTTGAAAAGCAGCTTCCTTGTGGTGGCGTCAGCCATCTTTTCTGGCGTGGTCTGCCGGGGCGGCGGCATATCATCTGCTGACAGTAAGAGACTTGAGAGCCTAATCGGTCCTGAGGTGGTGGTGAGGGACAGAGAGGTGATGCCCAAGCCGTCATCCATGATGGACAATGACTCCCAGCTCATGCAGGACACAGTAGCATCTCTGCAGGCCTCCTTCAGTGACAGGCTGCGTCACCCACAAGGTGTGAAGGCGGGATACAGCAGGTTTTTCCTCACAGGCAGCTGCTGTGAGACTAGAAACCAGCCCTGCTCATCACCATCACCCTCAGCTGAGCAGTAAATACTCAATTCTTCTGTGCAATAACTATTTTCTACTTATTTAGGATATGTCAATCAGCTGATGTATTTAATtatcttgtttttctcttgctactcctgtttgtttttgtttaatttgtttaatttttatcCTCCCATTTGCTACTTTAATTTAGCAAAAGTTGTTTTCAGCTCCCTCCAAAGGTTTTCAGTTGGGTGTAGGTCATCCAACCAGTTCCAAAAGTCAAGCTTTAACCTTTTCAATTATTAATTTATGCTTTGGGTCACAGTCCTGGTCAAAGACTCAACCAATCCTCCCAATTGTtccagatcagcctgatgttcTAAACACaacctgcttttattttttctaaatttctGGAATGATTTTTCACCTCAGTACCTGAAGACCAGTCAGTTTTGTGACTATGAAACCTTTTGATAAATTCACATACAAAGAGCTATCCGAGATATTTGTCTCACACTGCAGTTTCAATTAGCTGTGTTTTTGAATAAAACAGTCTGTAAATTCAAACATGTTAAATCCTGGTCATGTATACACTAACATAAGAGTTTTAGATCGTCATTAAACTGGTTCTTTTAGCTGGGTCAATAGTGCATTTTCTGCTTGGGGTTGTTTTTGTAACTGATGTTACAGTCAGTACAAAGGGTAGGCATAATAGGCTTTGAGCCTCAGTAAGCATCATTTATAGCTTTTGTAGCCGAGttcaccattaaaaaaaatatatatatttgaatgGTAGTTGAAAATACACAAAcgaaccaaaaacaaacacttgttaaaaaaaaacacacacccacaactAATTCATATGTTCATATTCTGTGTTGATTTTTGGTGCTGGTAATTTCATCCTATCACTTTATCTGGATGGTTTTACATGAAATCAAACAGTT is from Salarias fasciatus chromosome 7 unlocalized genomic scaffold, fSalaFa1.1 super_scaffold_4, whole genome shotgun sequence and encodes:
- the LOC115383437 gene encoding transmembrane protein 132D, giving the protein MKTSSPLLRVLIAVVTAVTVAESQKVSDDKAAAASPVPVYPNVNFQVLNVDHVFLRQDSREQLGNSSLKPQTQTFLITGPGGGLLQPVVNASYGPLTVDAPIPPDLLLSGRKILPVILTRQVRSSSPVVKILFHMPTGNNITLTQQTVLSKDDTGRKTDEAKVKDGAHCVTAYAFWETREIRGACLVSPGGFCVAQLKLEPTWFSSASRSGSSSRETERSEGTKVIQGNVVEVYFQSRRDQSGQCAPQDSLQRVGVGRRRDSGGSGTPMRRIGSVSLLRAPPGNPTFLRLRLGGAVVIQTSSKPLKTTDVATFYVFLASTSTMESFTLRATVKAGLSFSVARPSDSALWDIAVEPGRGANPSTVSVTCQKKVAVTAKRGLLEVLQLDFVPKDVSDQVESQSISWRLELPGNVKDVGLMRIYTTQRDYVGLAPLVMTTDILNTAVLTGKTVSVQVKTLAVEANGSVTDVTNYTSCRSTQEDVLKLSERCDSVYVNGKETRGRLGVLLNFTYGFLSAQLEMSVWTPRVPLLIDVADPELSQIKGWRVPVTTGNRRSTWDSEEEEEMRKGRGCMLQYQHSTLRVLTPFVAQPGADVLPDPLTGEEPVEYFLGSDWQVDVTNLVRYSLKTVDPDVARVQDGVVLQGRAVGTTAVQVLSPLTASVLAERSVRVVDDKVSVTELGVQLVSGLSLSLQVSPGSNRATVATGTPRETITQLKQEAVISCWVQFSDGAVVPLELFDRSIYSLTVSTPDEGVATVRRTPQSTFVVAQGESDGQGALVRVELRICEECQKSKRKSKLAVGSGLLKINLASSSRAAAGQAAGNKDLDGGASELVGQLKTTMTSQSVVTNMDKRLSRSKAAKERESTQMETTTSNMQPHVLWIGTTRKASKGTSTTTASTPAVISNTQQSTAMSAATTVAIESKGEGQKRTFGNMLDNNNSPPNKEIAKAEITPKKEPPKSKTPKVIESDLIRTFKALSDLEIGMYALVGVSCVAIFAFLLNCVSYNLCFRNQKTPIQPGPPPAADPKDHKHDWVWLGGGNHGVPPPGAPPQVSTLKREPHRPLEPRHSIDSMGHRGLETPLPTVSAPAVPERTATLGRSRTSSQQQFQTKAIDPLANRSATLLARPHRSEPLHSPTSKRNQVQFTTFTTLDIKHLAALKKNGVDLNWASQQKQQQQQQQLPSEPQTPLPDMPWPVVKPLGEPQ